One window of Streptomyces sp. FIT100 genomic DNA carries:
- a CDS encoding NCS2 family permease: protein MTQSSVEPKTAAEDAGRGSHVPAGRSWLDRYFHISERGSTVAREVRGGITTFMAMAYILLLNPLILNGRDVDGNVLGQPGLITATAFAAAASTLLMGFLGKVPLALAAGLSVSGVLASQVVPQMTWPQAMAMCVMYGLVICLLVVTGLRELVMNAIPLALKHGITIGIGVFIALIGLVKAGFVGKGSEFGPPVTLGAGGELAGWPVLIFCLTLLLIFMLQARGVPGAILVGIVVGTIVAVVVHNVAGLDAKAWNMAPPELGDSAVSMPDFSLFGQVEFGGWGDVGAITVGFIVFTLVLAGFFDAMATIIGVGTEAKLADERGRMPGLSKALFIDGAGGAIGGVAGGSGQTVFVESATGVGEGARTGLASVVTGLFFAACLFFTPLTAIVPPQVASAALVVIGAMMMQNARHVDWSDRAVAVPVFLTVVLMPFTYSITPGVAAGVISYVAIKAAQGKAREVGGFMWGLAAIFVVFFALHPIEGWLGVH, encoded by the coding sequence ATGACCCAGTCGTCAGTGGAGCCGAAGACCGCCGCGGAGGATGCGGGCCGCGGCTCGCACGTGCCCGCCGGTAGGTCTTGGCTCGACCGGTACTTTCACATATCCGAACGAGGATCGACGGTCGCGCGTGAGGTGCGCGGCGGCATCACCACCTTCATGGCGATGGCGTACATCCTCCTGCTCAACCCCCTGATCCTCAACGGCCGGGACGTCGACGGCAACGTCCTCGGCCAGCCGGGACTCATCACTGCGACTGCCTTCGCGGCCGCCGCGTCCACCCTGCTGATGGGCTTCCTCGGCAAGGTGCCGCTCGCGCTCGCGGCCGGACTCAGCGTGTCCGGTGTGCTCGCCTCCCAGGTCGTCCCGCAGATGACGTGGCCGCAGGCCATGGCCATGTGCGTGATGTACGGCCTGGTGATCTGCCTGCTCGTGGTCACCGGGCTGCGTGAGTTGGTCATGAACGCGATCCCGCTCGCACTCAAGCACGGGATCACCATAGGCATCGGCGTGTTCATCGCCCTGATCGGGCTCGTCAAGGCCGGTTTCGTCGGCAAGGGCTCGGAGTTCGGGCCGCCCGTCACGCTCGGCGCCGGCGGTGAGCTCGCCGGCTGGCCGGTGCTGATCTTCTGCCTCACGCTGCTGCTGATCTTCATGCTCCAGGCGCGCGGCGTCCCCGGTGCGATCCTGGTCGGCATCGTCGTCGGGACGATCGTCGCGGTCGTCGTCCACAACGTCGCGGGGCTCGACGCCAAGGCGTGGAACATGGCCCCGCCGGAGCTCGGCGACAGCGCGGTCTCCATGCCCGACTTCTCGCTCTTCGGGCAGGTCGAGTTCGGCGGCTGGGGCGACGTCGGCGCGATCACCGTCGGCTTCATCGTCTTCACCCTCGTCCTGGCCGGGTTCTTCGACGCGATGGCCACCATCATCGGCGTCGGCACCGAGGCCAAGCTCGCCGACGAGCGGGGCCGTATGCCGGGCCTGTCGAAGGCGCTGTTCATCGACGGTGCCGGCGGTGCGATCGGCGGCGTCGCGGGCGGTTCCGGCCAGACTGTGTTCGTCGAGTCCGCCACCGGCGTCGGCGAGGGCGCGAGGACCGGCCTCGCCTCGGTCGTCACCGGTCTGTTCTTCGCAGCCTGCCTCTTCTTCACCCCGCTCACCGCGATCGTGCCGCCCCAGGTCGCCTCCGCGGCCCTGGTCGTCATCGGCGCGATGATGATGCAGAACGCCAGGCACGTGGACTGGAGCGACCGCGCCGTCGCCGTCCCGGTCTTCCTCACGGTGGTGCTGATGCCGTTCACGTACAGCATCACCCCGGGTGTGGCCGCCGGTGTCATCTCGTACGTCGCGATCAAGGCCGCCCAGGGCAAGGCCCGTGAGGTGGGCGGTTTCATGTGGGGCCTGGCCGCGATCTTCGTCGTGTTCTTCGCCCTCCATCCGATCGAGGGGTGGCTGGGGGTCCACTGA
- a CDS encoding FHA domain-containing protein has translation MGERPVASTAPELVLETDGGSTLMSPGRVYHVGRDPTSEIVLDDARVSWHHAILRTEAGHWTVQDAHSTNGTYADGHRVHAWDVGPGTVIRFGNPADGPRAVLTELPVTEPPAAPARAAAAVPPVARPATLRPSAAHPSAVSVPSATGTFRQPTSVRPLPARTVRIGRAADNDLVIDDLVVSRRHAELRARPDGTYEIADIGSHNGTYLNGRRVTRAPVTENDIVGIGHSTFCLVGDQLQEFVDSGEVSLDVQDLAVSVDNGRKVLLDHVSFPVGERCLLAVVGPSGAGKSTLLNALTGLRPAGHGTVLYDGRDLYRDYAELRSRIGLVPQDDILHLQLTVRAALRYAAELRFPGDTGQAEREARVEEVIRELGLEQRADQPIHTLSGGQRKRVNVALELLTKPSLLFLDEPTSGLDPGMDRSVMHRLRRLADDGRTVIVVTHSVLSLDVCDRLLVLAPGGRVAYYGPPDDALGFFGFDDWPEAFEAFENDKGRDWAAEYRTSTHQQQYIASSPQPRLDRDRQPESFTPPPPTAQGWGAQLSTLVRRYTSVLSADRTFILIMVALPFGMGAMARGLAGSKFTQETAIDALLVLCVGGVLTGAANAVRELVKERVIYRRERAVGLSRSAYLMSKVVVLGVITVLQAVVLTLVALLGVDLSAPGGNGVVMPPLLEITLAVALLSFTAMMFGLLISALVPKEEVTMPLLVLLTMVQVVFCGALLKLDGVVGLEQFAWLVPARWAFAAMADTVAIARIVPGPDTGDAMFEHATGVWLLNMGMMVALCVALWIAVALLLRRHEPAVMRK, from the coding sequence ATGGGAGAGCGTCCCGTCGCGTCCACCGCGCCCGAGCTCGTCCTCGAAACCGACGGGGGCTCGACGCTGATGAGCCCCGGCCGGGTCTACCACGTCGGGCGCGACCCGACGAGCGAGATCGTGCTCGACGACGCCCGTGTCTCCTGGCACCACGCCATCCTGCGCACCGAGGCCGGGCACTGGACGGTCCAGGACGCGCACAGCACCAACGGCACCTACGCCGACGGCCACCGCGTCCACGCGTGGGACGTCGGGCCCGGCACCGTCATACGCTTCGGCAACCCCGCGGACGGGCCCCGCGCCGTCCTCACCGAGCTGCCCGTGACCGAGCCACCGGCCGCACCCGCCCGCGCTGCCGCCGCCGTACCGCCCGTGGCACGCCCCGCCACGCTGCGCCCCTCCGCGGCGCACCCCTCCGCCGTCTCGGTCCCCTCCGCCACCGGCACCTTCCGCCAGCCCACCAGCGTCCGCCCGCTGCCCGCCCGCACGGTCAGGATCGGCCGCGCCGCCGACAACGACCTCGTCATCGACGACCTCGTCGTCTCACGGCGGCACGCGGAACTCAGGGCGCGGCCGGACGGCACGTACGAGATCGCCGACATCGGCAGCCACAACGGCACCTACCTCAACGGCCGCCGCGTCACCCGTGCCCCGGTGACCGAGAACGACATCGTCGGCATCGGCCACTCCACGTTCTGCCTCGTCGGCGACCAGCTCCAGGAGTTCGTCGACTCCGGCGAGGTCTCGCTCGACGTGCAGGACCTCGCCGTGTCCGTGGACAACGGCCGCAAGGTCCTGCTCGACCACGTCTCCTTCCCCGTCGGCGAGCGATGCCTGCTCGCCGTCGTCGGACCGAGCGGCGCAGGGAAGTCCACCCTCCTCAACGCCCTCACCGGGCTGCGCCCCGCCGGCCACGGCACCGTCCTCTACGACGGCCGCGACCTCTACCGCGACTACGCGGAGCTGCGCAGCCGCATCGGACTCGTCCCGCAGGACGACATCCTGCACCTCCAGCTCACGGTGCGCGCGGCCCTGCGGTACGCCGCCGAGCTGCGCTTCCCCGGCGACACCGGGCAGGCCGAACGCGAGGCCCGGGTCGAGGAGGTCATCCGCGAACTCGGTCTGGAGCAGCGGGCGGACCAGCCCATCCACACCCTCTCCGGCGGCCAGCGCAAACGCGTCAACGTCGCCCTGGAACTGCTGACGAAACCCTCGCTGCTCTTCCTCGACGAGCCGACGTCCGGGCTCGACCCCGGCATGGACCGCTCGGTCATGCACCGGCTGCGCCGGCTCGCCGACGACGGCCGCACCGTCATCGTCGTCACGCACTCCGTGCTGAGCCTGGACGTGTGCGACCGGCTCCTGGTGCTCGCGCCCGGCGGGCGGGTCGCCTACTACGGGCCGCCCGACGACGCCCTCGGCTTCTTCGGCTTCGACGACTGGCCCGAGGCGTTCGAGGCGTTCGAGAACGACAAGGGCCGCGACTGGGCGGCCGAGTACCGGACGTCGACGCACCAGCAGCAGTACATCGCCTCCAGCCCGCAGCCCAGGCTCGACCGCGACCGGCAGCCGGAGAGCTTCACACCGCCCCCGCCCACGGCACAGGGCTGGGGCGCCCAGCTGAGCACGCTCGTACGGCGCTACACATCCGTCCTCAGCGCCGACCGCACCTTCATCCTGATCATGGTCGCGCTGCCGTTCGGCATGGGCGCGATGGCCAGGGGCCTGGCCGGAAGCAAGTTCACCCAGGAGACCGCGATCGACGCCCTGCTCGTGCTGTGCGTCGGCGGGGTGCTGACCGGCGCGGCGAACGCGGTGCGCGAACTCGTCAAGGAACGCGTCATCTACCGGCGGGAACGGGCCGTCGGCCTCTCCCGATCCGCCTATCTGATGTCGAAAGTGGTGGTCCTGGGCGTCATCACCGTCCTCCAGGCCGTCGTCCTCACCCTGGTCGCGCTCCTCGGGGTCGACCTCAGCGCCCCGGGCGGCAACGGCGTCGTGATGCCCCCGCTCCTCGAAATCACGCTGGCCGTCGCCTTGTTGTCGTTCACCGCGATGATGTTCGGCCTCCTCATCTCCGCGCTCGTGCCGAAGGAGGAGGTCACCATGCCGCTGCTGGTGCTGCTCACCATGGTCCAGGTCGTCTTCTGCGGTGCGCTGCTGAAGCTGGACGGCGTGGTGGGCCTGGAGCAGTTCGCATGGCTGGTGCCGGCGCGGTGGGCCTTCGCGGCCATGGCGGACACGGTCGCCATCGCCCGCATCGTGCCGGGGCCGGACACCGGCGACGCGATGTTCGAGCACGCCACCGGGGTGTGGCTGCTCAACATGGGCATGATGGTGGCGCTCTGCGTCGCCCTCTGGATCGCCGTCGCCCTGCTGCTGCGGCGCCATGAACCCGCAGTGATGAGGAAGTAG
- a CDS encoding streptophobe family protein translates to MSQHGGSVDQQGSPGSRRSPRATGRGGAARAVRDWGDALLAVVAGLLAMVVVASLGLWAAGGAGLPGGASPHLVAAVVVMAAGGTVELAGDAGVIAESQAELTALPLSVSLVGALVTAWLFLRPLRHRAVAGTGELLARFGRLALLWLLGLAGLAALARYRFDIPLGEDSIVSDIGELLDASPQAGFAADTGLTLLFGLLWLIGVVAVALLVSRKAPLPARLVRFQESVRPAAFAMVALLLGYVVLGLCAGLVVAATQGHAGRTFAVILLGLPNLVWLAFTLGLGASWDGRVDGPFGLPMPRVLDEVLRTPEGGTVNLSTLAERDGRVWWLLVIAAVLVVAAAFLMAVRSPARMPPWRHAVHMAVALALTVLVVCLLVRVEARYGLSLIGIGEVAGLGGEVALSPRLWSAVGLAVAWGLVAGFLGALLATRVQRRGEVPAP, encoded by the coding sequence GTGAGCCAGCACGGCGGCAGCGTGGACCAGCAGGGATCGCCGGGATCGCGGAGATCCCCGCGGGCGACCGGCCGGGGCGGCGCCGCGCGCGCCGTCCGCGACTGGGGCGACGCGCTGCTGGCGGTCGTGGCGGGCCTCCTCGCCATGGTCGTGGTGGCGTCGCTCGGCCTGTGGGCGGCGGGCGGCGCCGGTCTCCCCGGCGGCGCGTCCCCGCACCTGGTCGCCGCCGTGGTCGTCATGGCGGCCGGCGGCACGGTGGAGCTCGCGGGCGACGCCGGGGTCATCGCCGAGTCGCAGGCGGAGCTCACGGCGCTGCCGCTGTCGGTGAGCCTCGTCGGCGCCCTCGTGACGGCATGGCTGTTCCTGCGCCCCCTGCGCCATCGCGCCGTCGCCGGCACCGGCGAGCTCCTCGCCCGCTTCGGGCGCCTCGCGCTGCTGTGGCTGCTGGGCCTCGCCGGTCTGGCCGCCCTGGCCCGCTACCGCTTCGACATCCCCCTCGGCGAGGACTCCATCGTCAGCGACATCGGCGAACTCCTCGACGCCTCGCCGCAGGCGGGGTTCGCGGCGGACACGGGCCTCACGCTCCTCTTCGGCCTGCTCTGGCTGATCGGGGTGGTCGCGGTGGCGCTCCTGGTGTCGCGGAAGGCGCCGCTGCCCGCCCGGCTGGTGCGCTTCCAGGAGTCGGTGCGCCCGGCGGCGTTCGCGATGGTGGCGCTGCTGCTGGGGTACGTCGTGCTCGGGCTGTGCGCCGGCCTGGTCGTCGCCGCGACCCAGGGGCACGCGGGCCGTACCTTCGCGGTGATCCTGCTCGGCCTGCCCAACCTGGTGTGGCTGGCGTTCACGCTCGGCCTCGGCGCTTCGTGGGACGGGCGGGTGGACGGTCCGTTCGGGCTGCCGATGCCGCGGGTGCTGGACGAGGTGCTGCGTACGCCGGAAGGGGGCACCGTCAATCTCTCGACGCTCGCCGAACGGGACGGACGGGTGTGGTGGCTGCTGGTGATCGCGGCGGTGCTGGTGGTCGCGGCGGCGTTCCTGATGGCCGTGCGGTCGCCGGCGCGGATGCCGCCGTGGCGGCACGCGGTGCACATGGCGGTCGCGCTCGCGCTGACCGTGCTGGTGGTCTGCCTGCTGGTGCGGGTGGAAGCGCGGTACGGCCTGTCCCTGATCGGGATCGGCGAGGTGGCGGGGCTGGGGGGTGAGGTGGCGCTGTCGCCGCGGCTGTGGTCCGCGGTGGGCCTGGCGGTGGCGTGGGGCCTGGTGGCGGGCTTCCTCGGTGCGCTCCTGGCGACCCGTGTCCAGCGCCGCGGCGAGGTCCCGGCGCCCTGA
- a CDS encoding DUF6777 domain-containing protein, with translation MPKIATVAALVVAVAVLAIVLTRPQGGGTPAEGEVLLQAASNTGPDPYTQSSANGTAEAPPAAVPAPDGATPPGGSKVRPVDGAIPGLYGGTRKQPSCDTEKQIGFLTAEPDKNRAFASVLGIEPAAVPDYLRSLTPVQLRVDTRVTYHGFKDGAAAPPYQAVLQAGTAVFVDDRGVPRVRCACGNPLTDPVLVQGNLKRTGEPWDGFDQSNVVVVRPAPQPVEDFVVYDPADKGYFSRDRGGSAEHDKPVPPPRDPWTPTPVPATPEPGHPSDGSPSTGPPEEGTTSEPGTGQPTDRSPPDDTGTSQEPGKPESPKEPESPGKPESPEPDKPESPAKPESPAKPESPAKPESPAKPESPARPEPPAEPESPKQPERTTPEDQLPYTPPLAPDSRPAPESEAPRTQPQQPQPAPQGPVRP, from the coding sequence GTGCCGAAGATCGCGACCGTCGCCGCGCTGGTCGTCGCCGTGGCCGTGCTCGCCATCGTCCTCACCCGCCCCCAGGGCGGCGGCACCCCCGCCGAGGGCGAGGTGCTCCTCCAGGCCGCGTCGAACACCGGCCCCGACCCGTACACCCAGTCCTCGGCCAACGGCACCGCCGAGGCGCCGCCCGCCGCCGTGCCGGCCCCCGACGGGGCCACGCCACCCGGCGGAAGCAAGGTGCGGCCCGTGGACGGCGCGATCCCCGGCCTCTACGGCGGCACCCGCAAGCAGCCCAGCTGCGACACCGAGAAGCAGATCGGCTTCCTGACGGCCGAGCCGGACAAGAACCGCGCGTTCGCCTCGGTGCTCGGCATCGAGCCCGCCGCGGTCCCGGACTATCTGCGCTCCCTGACCCCCGTGCAGCTCCGGGTGGACACCCGCGTCACCTACCACGGCTTCAAGGACGGCGCCGCCGCTCCGCCCTATCAGGCCGTGCTCCAGGCGGGCACGGCCGTCTTCGTCGACGACCGCGGCGTGCCCCGGGTGCGCTGCGCCTGCGGCAATCCCCTCACCGACCCGGTCCTCGTCCAGGGCAACCTCAAGCGCACCGGCGAGCCGTGGGACGGATTCGACCAGTCCAACGTCGTGGTCGTCCGGCCCGCGCCCCAGCCCGTGGAGGACTTCGTCGTGTACGACCCCGCGGACAAGGGCTACTTCTCCCGTGACCGCGGTGGTTCGGCCGAGCACGACAAGCCCGTACCACCGCCGCGCGACCCCTGGACACCGACGCCCGTCCCGGCCACGCCCGAGCCCGGGCATCCGTCGGACGGGAGCCCGTCGACCGGCCCGCCCGAGGAGGGGACCACCAGCGAGCCGGGCACCGGGCAGCCGACGGACCGGTCACCGCCCGACGACACCGGGACGTCGCAGGAACCCGGGAAGCCGGAGTCGCCGAAGGAGCCCGAGTCACCGGGAAAGCCGGAATCGCCGGAGCCGGACAAGCCCGAGTCACCGGCCAAGCCCGAGTCACCGGCAAAGCCGGAGTCCCCGGCGAAGCCCGAGTCGCCGGCCAAGCCGGAGTCCCCCGCCAGGCCCGAGCCCCCGGCCGAGCCCGAGTCTCCGAAGCAGCCCGAACGGACCACGCCGGAGGACCAACTGCCCTACACGCCGCCGCTCGCCCCGGACTCCCGGCCCGCCCCCGAGTCCGAGGCCCCGCGGACACAGCCGCAGCAGCCGCAGCCGGCTCCCCAAGGGCCCGTACGCCCGTGA
- a CDS encoding xanthine dehydrogenase family protein molybdopterin-binding subunit, with the protein MARNPRVATVPAGTPTKVTQGSQTKGGIGESTLRPDGTLKVTGEFAYSSDMWHEDMLWGQTLRSTVAHAEIRSIDISEALAMPGVHAVLTYDDLPTEMKNYGLEIQDTPVLAHGKVRHHGEPVALVAADHPETARRAAAKIKIDYVELPVITDEASATAPGAILVHEGRDDHHIDHVPHPNIVHRQPIVRGDVAKARERADVIVTGEYTFGMQDQAFLGPESGLAVPAEDGGVDLYVATQWLHSDLRQIAPVLGLPEEKVRMTLSGVGGAFGGREDLSMQIHACLLALRTGKPVKIVYNRFESFFGHVHRHPAKLYYEHGATKDGKLTHLKCRIVLDGGAYASASPAVVGNASSLSVGPYVVDDVDIEAIALYTNNPPCGAMRGFGAVQACFAYEAQMDKLAKKLGMDPVEFRQLNAMEQGTIMPTGQPVDSPAPVAELLRRVKAMPLPPEQQWVTTEGADVRALPGGLSNTTHGEGVVRGVGYAVGIKNVGFSEGFDDYSTAKVRMEVVGGEPVATVHTAMAEVGQGGVTVHAQIARTELGVTQVTIQPADTQVGSAGSTSASRQTYVTGGAVRNSCELVREKVLELGRRKFGTYHPAWATAELLLEGGKVVTDGGEVLADLADVLEDESVEIEAEWRHRPTEAFDLRTGQGNGHVQYSFAAHRAVVEVDTELGLVKVIELACAQDVGKALNPLSVVGQIQGGTTQGLGVAVMEEIIVDPKTAKVRNPSFTDYLIPTILDTPTIPVDVLELADDHAPYGLRGIGEAPTLSSTPAVLAAIRNATGLELNRTPVRPEHLTGT; encoded by the coding sequence ATGGCCCGGAACCCACGAGTCGCCACCGTTCCCGCCGGCACCCCCACCAAGGTCACCCAGGGGTCGCAGACCAAGGGCGGCATCGGCGAGTCCACCCTGCGCCCCGACGGCACGCTCAAGGTGACCGGCGAGTTCGCGTACTCCTCGGACATGTGGCACGAGGACATGCTGTGGGGCCAGACGCTCCGCTCCACCGTCGCGCACGCCGAGATCAGGTCGATCGACATCTCCGAGGCCCTGGCCATGCCCGGCGTCCACGCGGTCCTCACCTACGACGACCTGCCGACGGAGATGAAGAACTACGGCTTGGAGATCCAGGACACGCCGGTCCTCGCGCACGGGAAGGTCCGCCACCACGGCGAGCCGGTGGCCCTCGTCGCCGCCGACCATCCCGAGACGGCCCGCCGCGCCGCCGCCAAGATCAAGATCGACTACGTCGAGCTGCCCGTCATCACCGACGAGGCCTCGGCCACCGCGCCCGGCGCGATCCTGGTCCACGAGGGTCGCGACGACCACCACATCGACCATGTCCCGCACCCCAACATCGTGCACCGGCAGCCGATCGTGCGCGGCGACGTGGCGAAGGCCCGCGAGCGCGCCGACGTCATCGTCACCGGCGAGTACACCTTCGGCATGCAGGACCAGGCATTCCTCGGCCCCGAGTCCGGCCTCGCCGTACCGGCCGAGGACGGCGGCGTCGACCTGTACGTCGCCACCCAGTGGCTCCACTCCGACCTGCGCCAGATCGCCCCGGTCCTCGGCCTGCCCGAGGAGAAGGTCCGGATGACCCTCTCCGGCGTCGGCGGTGCCTTCGGCGGCCGCGAGGACCTGTCGATGCAGATCCACGCCTGCCTGCTGGCGCTGCGCACCGGCAAGCCGGTCAAGATCGTCTACAACCGGTTCGAGTCCTTCTTCGGACACGTCCACCGCCACCCGGCGAAGCTGTACTACGAGCACGGCGCCACCAAGGACGGCAAGCTCACGCACCTCAAGTGCCGGATCGTCCTGGACGGGGGCGCGTACGCGTCGGCCTCCCCGGCGGTCGTCGGCAACGCGTCCTCGCTCTCCGTCGGACCGTACGTCGTCGACGACGTCGACATCGAGGCGATCGCGCTCTACACCAACAACCCGCCCTGCGGGGCGATGCGCGGCTTCGGCGCGGTGCAGGCGTGCTTCGCCTACGAGGCCCAGATGGACAAGCTCGCGAAGAAGCTGGGCATGGACCCGGTGGAGTTCCGGCAGCTCAACGCCATGGAGCAGGGCACCATCATGCCGACCGGGCAGCCGGTCGACTCACCGGCGCCGGTCGCGGAGCTGCTGCGCCGCGTCAAGGCCATGCCGCTGCCGCCCGAGCAGCAGTGGGTGACCACCGAGGGCGCGGACGTCCGGGCGCTGCCCGGCGGCCTGTCCAACACCACGCACGGCGAAGGCGTCGTGCGGGGCGTCGGCTACGCGGTCGGCATCAAGAACGTCGGCTTCTCCGAGGGCTTCGACGACTACTCCACCGCCAAGGTGCGCATGGAGGTCGTGGGCGGCGAGCCGGTCGCGACCGTGCACACCGCGATGGCGGAGGTCGGCCAGGGCGGTGTCACCGTCCACGCGCAGATCGCCCGTACGGAGCTGGGCGTCACCCAGGTGACCATCCAACCGGCCGACACCCAGGTCGGCTCGGCCGGCTCGACGTCCGCGTCCCGTCAGACGTACGTCACCGGCGGCGCCGTCAGGAACTCCTGCGAGCTCGTCCGCGAGAAGGTCCTCGAACTCGGCCGGCGCAAGTTCGGTACGTACCACCCCGCGTGGGCCACCGCCGAGCTGCTGCTCGAAGGCGGCAAGGTCGTCACCGACGGCGGCGAGGTCCTCGCGGACCTGGCGGACGTCCTGGAGGACGAGTCCGTCGAGATCGAGGCCGAGTGGCGGCACCGTCCGACGGAAGCCTTCGACCTGCGCACCGGCCAGGGCAACGGCCACGTCCAGTACTCCTTCGCCGCGCACCGCGCGGTCGTCGAGGTCGACACCGAGCTCGGCCTGGTCAAGGTCATCGAACTGGCCTGCGCCCAGGACGTCGGCAAGGCGCTCAACCCGCTGTCCGTCGTCGGCCAGATCCAGGGCGGTACGACCCAGGGCCTGGGCGTGGCGGTCATGGAGGAGATCATCGTCGACCCCAAGACCGCGAAGGTCAGGAACCCGTCCTTCACGGACTACCTCATCCCCACGATTCTCGACACGCCGACCATCCCGGTCGACGTGCTCGAACTCGCCGACGACCACGCCCCCTACGGTCTCCGCGGCATCGGCGAGGCCCCCACCCTGTCCTCCACCCCGGCCGTCCTCGCGGCGATCCGGAACGCGACGGGCCTGGAACTCAACAGAACACCGGTCCGCCCGGAACACCTCACGGGCACGTAG
- a CDS encoding XdhC family protein translates to MLDIADELHRWVEQGREFAVATVVAVGGSAPRQPGAALAVDSEGTAIGSVSGGCVEGAVYDLCQQALQDGGTVLERFGYSDEDAFAVGLTCGGIIDILVTPVRADSPARDVFAAALSAAAGGEAAAVARITDGPADTMGRALLVRTDGSYEGTLGGHPELDRTAAGEARGLLDAGRTGTAAIGEDGSRCGRPLTLLVESSVPAPRMIVFGAIDFASALVRVGKFLGHHVTVCDARPVFATRARFPEADEIVVDWPHRYLESTEVDARTVLCVLTHDAKFDVPLLERALRLPVAYVGAMGSRRTHEDRNRRLREAGVTELELARLRSPIGLDLGARTPEETALSIAAEIVAARRGGSGVSLTGAHTPIHHDGPRIPAGTIGSVA, encoded by the coding sequence ATGCTGGACATCGCCGACGAGCTGCACCGGTGGGTCGAGCAGGGACGCGAGTTCGCCGTCGCCACCGTCGTGGCGGTCGGCGGCAGCGCGCCCCGCCAGCCGGGTGCCGCTCTCGCCGTCGACAGCGAGGGCACGGCGATCGGGTCGGTCTCCGGAGGGTGCGTGGAGGGCGCGGTCTACGACCTGTGCCAACAGGCGCTCCAGGACGGCGGGACCGTCCTCGAACGCTTCGGCTACAGCGACGAGGACGCTTTCGCCGTGGGCCTGACCTGCGGCGGGATCATCGACATCCTCGTCACCCCGGTACGCGCGGACTCTCCCGCCAGGGACGTGTTCGCGGCCGCGCTGTCCGCCGCCGCCGGTGGGGAGGCGGCGGCGGTCGCGCGGATCACCGACGGGCCGGCCGACACCATGGGCCGCGCGCTCCTGGTCCGTACGGACGGCTCGTACGAGGGGACGCTCGGCGGGCACCCCGAACTGGACCGGACCGCCGCAGGCGAGGCCCGTGGCCTGCTCGACGCGGGCCGCACCGGCACCGCCGCCATCGGCGAGGACGGCTCCCGCTGCGGACGGCCGCTGACGCTGCTCGTCGAGTCGAGCGTGCCCGCCCCGCGCATGATCGTCTTCGGCGCGATCGACTTCGCCTCCGCGCTCGTCCGCGTCGGCAAGTTCCTCGGCCACCATGTGACCGTGTGCGACGCCCGGCCCGTCTTCGCGACGAGGGCCCGCTTCCCGGAGGCGGACGAGATCGTCGTCGACTGGCCGCACCGCTACCTGGAGTCGACGGAGGTCGACGCCCGTACGGTGCTGTGCGTGCTCACCCATGACGCCAAGTTCGACGTGCCGCTCCTGGAGCGAGCGCTGCGGCTTCCCGTCGCGTACGTCGGGGCGATGGGCTCCCGTCGCACCCACGAGGACCGCAACCGCCGGCTGCGCGAGGCCGGCGTCACCGAACTGGAGCTCGCCCGGCTGCGCTCGCCGATCGGACTCGACCTGGGTGCCCGTACGCCCGAGGAGACGGCCCTGTCGATCGCGGCCGAGATCGTCGCCGCCCGGCGCGGCGGCAGCGGGGTCTCGCTCACCGGTGCGCACACCCCGATCCACCACGACGGCCCGCGGATACCGGCGGGGACCATCGGGTCGGTCGCCTGA